One Candidatus Poribacteria bacterium DNA segment encodes these proteins:
- a CDS encoding 6-phosphofructokinase, whose protein sequence is MAKKIGVLTGGGDTSALNATLKGIALKAEELGFELIGLMEGWRGVLEGGRYFTLTPDLIDENRGGTLLKSSRTNLIKDGKLDEAVSNLKKLDISGLIPIGGDDTLTVGTALSDQFTTTFVTKTIDNDVGINPPEGDAVDYSKMVNYFCPGFPSSANSVINYVQDLRTTTYSHDRVIVVEAMGRDAGWLTLSAAYGLADLIVVPEVPYQPERLAEAIREKHAAQGNVIVVVSEGIRNDAGELMITSQAELDAFGHTKPGGCSEIIVETMKKLLPEISSSAFRALILGYLQRCGSPIPLDRDIAMKAGAMAVQALSDGMFNGVATITRTEVGIEPTLLPLDQVLKRDASGHVMRRSLDLRFYDAERYQISPAGVGYFRPMFGDLPHPELSLDDRLALGARLIEIGEIG, encoded by the coding sequence ATGGCAAAAAAGATAGGTGTTCTAACAGGTGGAGGCGATACAAGTGCTCTTAACGCCACCCTTAAAGGCATTGCGTTGAAAGCCGAGGAACTCGGTTTTGAACTCATCGGACTCATGGAAGGGTGGCGTGGCGTTTTGGAGGGTGGACGCTACTTTACGCTAACACCTGACTTGATTGATGAAAACCGGGGTGGGACGCTGTTAAAAAGCTCACGCACGAACCTGATTAAAGATGGCAAATTAGATGAAGCCGTCAGTAATCTGAAAAAACTGGACATCAGTGGTCTTATCCCGATCGGTGGCGATGATACTCTGACGGTCGGGACCGCACTGTCGGATCAATTTACGACCACATTCGTCACCAAAACAATTGATAACGATGTGGGTATCAATCCACCTGAAGGGGATGCCGTCGATTACTCGAAGATGGTGAACTATTTCTGTCCCGGTTTCCCTTCATCTGCAAACAGCGTTATCAACTACGTCCAAGATCTGCGGACAACCACCTACTCCCACGATCGTGTGATTGTTGTTGAAGCGATGGGGAGAGATGCAGGTTGGTTGACCTTATCCGCCGCTTATGGACTCGCGGATCTTATCGTTGTTCCAGAAGTGCCGTATCAACCGGAGAGATTGGCGGAAGCGATTCGTGAAAAACACGCAGCACAAGGGAACGTCATCGTTGTCGTGTCGGAAGGGATTCGGAACGATGCTGGGGAATTGATGATTACTTCACAGGCGGAACTCGATGCTTTTGGGCATACCAAACCCGGAGGGTGTTCAGAAATTATCGTTGAGACGATGAAAAAACTGCTTCCCGAAATTTCAAGTTCCGCTTTCCGGGCATTGATACTCGGTTATCTCCAGCGGTGCGGTAGCCCGATACCCCTGGACAGAGACATCGCTATGAAGGCGGGTGCGATGGCGGTGCAGGCACTCTCAGACGGGATGTTCAACGGTGTTGCGACGATTACACGGACAGAGGTCGGCATTGAACCGACCCTATTGCCGTTAGATCAAGTGCTGAAACGGGATGCCTCCGGACATGTTATGCGGAGGAGTCTCGATCTACGGTTCTACGACGCGGAACGGTATCAGATATCTCCAGCGGGGGTAGGATATTTTCGGCCGATGTTCGGCGACTTACCACACCCAGAATTGTCATTAGATGATCGATTGGCACTGGGTGCTCGGTTGATTGAGATTGGGGAGATTGGATAA
- a CDS encoding DUF3387 domain-containing protein: MEAAQVDLSQIDFEQLREQFGTEHKRIEAERLRGAINAKLASMIRLNRSRMDYQEKFEQMIAEYNGGTLGVQDYFEQLFDFADELHQED, from the coding sequence TTGGAAGCTGCACAGGTAGATTTAAGCCAAATTGATTTTGAGCAGTTAAGGGAACAATTCGGTACAGAACATAAACGCATTGAGGCAGAAAGACTCAGAGGTGCAATCAACGCCAAACTCGCTTCGATGATTCGCCTCAACAGGAGTCGAATGGATTATCAGGAAAAATTTGAGCAGATGATTGCAGAATACAACGGAGGCACCCTTGGTGTCCAAGATTACTTCGAGCAGCTTTTTGACTTCGCTGATGAACTCCATCAAGAAGATTAG
- a CDS encoding AAA family ATPase: MENYLSLRNVTLPLKPLTVLVGPNASGKSNTLRSLRLLNSMLRFETPPTTADFIQDRG; the protein is encoded by the coding sequence ATCGAAAATTACCTAAGCTTGCGGAACGTTACGCTTCCACTGAAGCCTTTGACGGTTCTCGTTGGTCCCAATGCCAGTGGAAAATCCAACACCTTGAGATCTCTACGTCTTCTCAACAGTATGTTGAGATTTGAAACACCTCCCACAACGGCTGATTTTATCCAAGATAGGGGTTAG
- a CDS encoding putative toxin-antitoxin system toxin component, PIN family, with product MLPVVVYDTNILLSSIGWGGTPGRCLELARQGNVEGLTCTEILGELEDKLPTKLNFSPAETVDTLEDLRGFLRLVKITNALKGATVDPDDDEIIECAVVGATTHIVTGDRRHLLPLGNYRNIQIVTARDFLLQFS from the coding sequence ATGCTCCCGGTAGTTGTTTACGATACAAATATTTTGTTGTCCAGTATTGGTTGGGGAGGAACCCCGGGACGATGCCTTGAATTAGCACGCCAAGGAAACGTTGAAGGATTAACCTGCACAGAAATACTGGGAGAATTGGAAGATAAACTCCCAACAAAACTTAATTTTTCGCCTGCCGAAACGGTGGATACGCTTGAAGATCTCCGCGGTTTCCTGAGGCTCGTCAAGATTACCAACGCGCTCAAAGGTGCTACCGTTGATCCGGACGACGACGAAATTATTGAATGTGCTGTTGTCGGTGCGACCACTCATATTGTTACTGGAGATCGCCGGCACCTGTTACCACTTGGAAACTATCGGAACATACAGATCGTCACAGCAAGAGACTTTCTCCTACAGTTTTCATGA
- a CDS encoding 2'-5' RNA ligase family protein — protein MHNKTHTTAVVLIPPESVQSPIQAIRRIHDRNFVRWMPHITLLYPFAERHDFESAIRILTKAARQVSPFSIAFTRFDAFKHRKSATMFLVPEPTDEIVQLHTILQHHLPDYDDTARFAGGFHPHLSVGQFSHRSLRTEQERLQTEWQPVRCEIATLCLIYRSSETDDRFVVAKEFPFASSG, from the coding sequence ATGCATAACAAGACTCACACCACTGCTGTTGTCCTCATCCCGCCTGAATCTGTGCAATCACCCATCCAAGCCATTCGGCGAATTCATGACCGTAACTTCGTGCGATGGATGCCACATATAACGCTGCTCTATCCCTTCGCGGAACGCCACGATTTCGAGTCGGCTATCCGTATACTCACAAAAGCCGCGCGACAGGTATCCCCGTTCTCCATTGCGTTCACACGCTTCGATGCTTTCAAACATCGTAAATCGGCTACCATGTTCTTGGTCCCCGAACCTACAGACGAAATCGTGCAGTTACACACCATACTCCAGCACCACCTTCCCGACTATGACGATACAGCGCGATTTGCGGGTGGATTTCATCCACACCTCTCCGTTGGACAATTTTCTCATCGATCCCTTCGCACCGAACAGGAGCGACTCCAAACCGAATGGCAGCCAGTCCGATGTGAGATTGCCACCCTCTGTCTCATCTACCGCTCCTCTGAAACCGACGACAGGTTCGTGGTTGCGAAAGAATTTCCCTTCGCGTCGAGCGGATGA
- a CDS encoding SDR family oxidoreductase translates to MQTNSLGTIRFTDKVALITGGASGIGRATANRLASEGAHVIIADNNAEMAQQAVAEIQETGGKALYIGIDLADDESVRAAVHAVTEKFSTLHILVNNAAILRTGKIENGEWLPNWDLETATGLRGWVLTTQLLLPLLKNEGGAIVNLSSEGGFLGRPGQWVYDAIKAALVSVTKTMAYEFIEYGIRVNAVAPGWIVTEMHFGSAADPAAEKKALAELTISSCIMKRLAAPEEIASAIAFLLSDDASYITGQTIHVDGGRWGMSVSH, encoded by the coding sequence ATGCAAACCAATTCGTTAGGAACAATCCGTTTTACAGATAAGGTTGCTCTCATCACAGGTGGTGCCTCCGGTATCGGTAGAGCAACGGCGAATCGCCTCGCATCCGAAGGTGCACACGTCATCATCGCCGATAACAATGCCGAAATGGCGCAGCAGGCAGTCGCAGAAATCCAAGAAACGGGCGGAAAGGCACTCTACATAGGCATTGATCTTGCCGATGACGAAAGTGTCCGCGCTGCTGTGCACGCCGTCACCGAAAAGTTTTCTACGCTTCACATCCTCGTCAATAATGCTGCTATCTTGAGGACGGGTAAAATTGAAAATGGGGAGTGGTTACCGAATTGGGACCTCGAAACCGCAACCGGTCTTCGAGGATGGGTATTGACTACGCAGTTGTTACTGCCGTTGTTGAAGAACGAGGGGGGTGCTATCGTCAACCTCTCATCAGAGGGCGGATTTCTTGGCAGACCCGGACAGTGGGTCTACGATGCCATTAAAGCGGCACTGGTCTCTGTCACGAAAACAATGGCATACGAATTTATCGAATACGGTATTCGCGTTAACGCCGTCGCCCCGGGCTGGATCGTGACGGAGATGCACTTTGGTAGTGCCGCGGATCCGGCAGCTGAGAAAAAGGCATTAGCGGAATTAACGATTTCTTCGTGTATCATGAAACGGCTTGCCGCGCCGGAAGAGATCGCGTCCGCTATCGCCTTCCTCCTGAGCGACGATGCATCTTACATCACAGGACAAACGATACACGTAGATGGCGGACGCTGGGGGATGTCCGTTAGTCACTAA
- a CDS encoding SDR family oxidoreductase, whose amino-acid sequence MQTNQWGTIRFTDKVALITGGASGIGRATANRLSAEGAHVIIADKNTEMAQQAVAEIQEAGGKALFIEVDLADDESVQAAANEVAEKFSALHILVNNAAIARGGKIEDGGWLPNWQPETAIGLRGWVVITQHLLPLLKQEGAAIVNLSSEGGYLGRPGGWVYDAIKSALVSLTKTMAYEFVEYGIRVNAVAPGWVVTEMHFGRAPDPAARKKELEETAINSCIMKRRCGPEEIASSIAFLLSDDASYITGQTIHVDGGRWGMSVGL is encoded by the coding sequence ATGCAAACAAACCAATGGGGAACAATCCGTTTCACAGATAAAGTCGCGTTGATAACCGGCGGTGCCTCCGGCATCGGTAGAGCAACGGCGAACCGTCTCTCCGCTGAAGGCGCGCATGTCATCATCGCCGATAAAAACACCGAAATGGCGCAGCAGGCAGTCGCAGAAATCCAAGAAGCAGGCGGAAAGGCACTTTTTATAGAAGTCGATCTCGCAGATGACGAAAGTGTCCAAGCGGCTGCAAATGAAGTCGCTGAAAAGTTTTCCGCGCTTCATATCCTCGTCAATAACGCCGCTATTGCGAGAGGTGGTAAAATTGAAGACGGGGGATGGCTTCCAAATTGGCAACCCGAAACCGCAATCGGGCTCCGAGGCTGGGTCGTCATCACGCAGCACCTGTTACCGCTTTTGAAACAGGAAGGGGCTGCGATCGTCAATCTCTCCTCAGAGGGTGGTTATCTCGGCAGACCCGGCGGATGGGTCTACGATGCGATTAAATCCGCGTTGGTCTCCCTCACAAAAACAATGGCATACGAATTCGTGGAATACGGTATTCGCGTTAACGCCGTTGCCCCTGGCTGGGTTGTCACAGAGATGCACTTCGGGAGAGCACCGGATCCTGCCGCACGCAAGAAGGAATTGGAGGAGACCGCGATCAATTCTTGCATTATGAAACGCCGCTGTGGACCGGAAGAGATCGCATCATCAATCGCTTTTCTCCTTAGCGATGATGCCTCCTACATCACAGGGCAAACCATACATGTAGATGGCGGACGTTGGGGAATGTCTGTCGGTCTATGA
- a CDS encoding glucose 1-dehydrogenase: MLLKDRIAIITGGSSGIGRGIALECAREGARVTVIDKQETPLRGKYHETDTTTPTVVEIEKLGAEGLFLEADVADESQVARVIQRTVEHFGGLDVLVNNAGIHIPGGAQELSIAEWDRVVGVNLRGVFVATKLAIPHLKQSKFGRIIQIASVHAYGGGAGPAYAPAKAAIVNMVRDIALEIGQFGITVNAICPGYIETAIQDYLTPEQIDEALEKTAMPRFGLPRDIGRAVIFLASDDAEWVTGASLLVDGGFAAGV, encoded by the coding sequence ATGCTACTCAAGGATCGAATCGCTATCATAACCGGTGGGAGTTCAGGCATCGGGCGCGGCATCGCACTCGAATGTGCGCGTGAGGGGGCGCGGGTTACTGTCATTGATAAACAGGAGACACCTCTCCGTGGCAAATACCACGAAACCGATACCACAACCCCGACCGTCGTAGAAATCGAAAAACTCGGAGCAGAGGGACTCTTCCTCGAAGCCGATGTCGCCGATGAATCGCAGGTTGCACGCGTAATTCAGCGAACCGTTGAGCATTTTGGTGGACTCGACGTTCTCGTCAATAACGCCGGTATCCATATCCCCGGCGGCGCGCAGGAACTCTCAATCGCTGAGTGGGACAGGGTCGTTGGGGTTAATCTCCGCGGCGTCTTTGTTGCTACAAAACTCGCCATTCCACACCTGAAACAATCGAAATTTGGAAGGATTATCCAGATCGCCTCCGTCCATGCGTATGGCGGCGGAGCAGGACCCGCGTATGCTCCCGCGAAAGCCGCTATCGTCAACATGGTCCGAGATATAGCATTAGAAATCGGACAGTTCGGCATAACCGTCAACGCCATCTGTCCGGGCTATATCGAGACGGCAATTCAGGACTACCTCACCCCGGAGCAGATTGACGAAGCATTAGAGAAAACCGCTATGCCGCGTTTCGGTCTACCAAGAGACATCGGGCGTGCTGTAATCTTTCTCGCTTCCGACGATGCTGAGTGGGTCACGGGTGCTTCTCTGCTCGTTGATGGTGGATTCGCTGCAGGTGTGTAA
- a CDS encoding XRE family transcriptional regulator produces MSEEVKIEESSGNVFLDIGFSEEEAEYHQLRVDLAFAIHRLLEELKLTPAKAEARFGLNRSDVSRLKKMDTDFALERLLMILKKLNRNVEIHITPSDGTIRHQRVFVT; encoded by the coding sequence ATGAGTGAAGAAGTCAAAATTGAGGAAAGTTCTGGTAACGTGTTTTTAGACATCGGTTTCTCGGAGGAAGAAGCGGAGTACCATCAGCTAAGAGTAGACCTCGCCTTTGCAATCCACCGTCTTCTTGAGGAACTAAAACTGACTCCTGCGAAAGCGGAAGCACGCTTTGGACTCAATCGGAGTGATGTGTCTCGCCTGAAGAAGATGGATACAGATTTCGCTCTGGAGCGATTGCTAATGATCCTGAAGAAACTAAATCGTAACGTTGAAATTCATATTACGCCTTCGGATGGAACAATAAGGCACCAGCGGGTTTTTGTGACCTAA
- a CDS encoding transposase: MKTEKYEFYHQSNIMQIGNLIDDLHSVHVHLLLLQRRYYRIYGKYASLSRILKHITKLKRTSKPHWNHLPSQMIQDVAIRIDLGYQAFFDNIEDRKLGKTNRKVGKPKIKPNHKYKSITFTQAGFKIEGNRLRINCLKKSFTFWKHREWTGNPIKKITLKRDNVGDYYLYLICEDCEPSEKLPLTGSEAGADFGSKTFLTLSDGIKIASPEFYKQSLNAIRSANKALSRKQYLSSGWFGAKRHLARVHKDIANRRRDWFFKLALRLVRKYDKIAIETLNLEGMKRLWGRKISDLAFGEFVLILRWTCAKYGKHC, encoded by the coding sequence ATGAAGACAGAAAAATACGAGTTTTATCACCAGTCGAATATTATGCAGATTGGCAATCTGATAGACGATCTGCATAGCGTGCATGTCCATCTCTTATTGTTGCAGAGACGCTATTATCGGATTTATGGTAAGTATGCCTCCCTCTCTCGTATTCTGAAACACATAACGAAGTTGAAACGAACAAGCAAACCGCATTGGAATCACCTCCCGTCGCAAATGATCCAAGACGTTGCGATCCGCATTGATCTGGGTTACCAAGCTTTTTTTGACAACATAGAAGATAGGAAGTTAGGCAAAACGAACCGCAAAGTCGGCAAACCGAAAATCAAGCCGAATCATAAGTATAAGTCAATCACCTTCACACAAGCAGGTTTCAAAATAGAAGGCAATCGATTGAGAATCAATTGTCTGAAAAAGTCCTTCACGTTTTGGAAACACCGTGAGTGGACTGGAAACCCGATAAAGAAAATAACACTCAAACGCGATAATGTAGGCGACTACTATTTGTATCTTATCTGTGAGGATTGCGAACCTTCGGAGAAACTCCCATTGACCGGTAGTGAGGCAGGGGCAGACTTCGGAAGTAAAACATTCCTGACACTTTCAGACGGCATAAAGATAGCGTCGCCAGAGTTCTATAAGCAAAGTCTCAACGCAATCCGTTCGGCAAACAAGGCACTCTCTCGTAAGCAATATCTTTCGAGTGGCTGGTTTGGTGCGAAACGTCATCTCGCCCGTGTTCATAAGGATATAGCCAATCGTAGACGGGATTGGTTCTTCAAGTTGGCACTCCGACTTGTGCGTAAATACGATAAGATTGCCATAGAAACGCTGAACCTCGAGGGTATGAAACGCCTCTGGGGACGCAAAATCTCTGACCTTGCCTTCGGTGAATTCGTCTTGATACTTCGGTGGACGTGTGCCAAATACGGCAAACATTGTTGA
- a CDS encoding transposase, protein MKSGRWTPTTKPCSECGHLNENLMLSDRQWTCPECGSYHDRDVNAAINILQAGVPWT, encoded by the coding sequence TTGAAATCAGGTCGCTGGACCCCTACGACAAAGCCCTGTTCGGAGTGTGGACACCTCAACGAAAATCTAATGCTTTCAGATAGACAGTGGACATGTCCTGAATGTGGTTCATACCACGACAGAGACGTAAACGCTGCGATAAACATTTTGCAGGCTGGGGTACCCTGGACCTAA
- a CDS encoding peptidylprolyl isomerase: protein MEDGSTKRHFKPETQLTEPQGKIKNQHHAFRISIPRIERIALTLLVIACLLYPLQSILAQEAQPVEPPASETEAPESTTDQTQEEDAASERLNPETDVPEEGMVIGDGDDMAMVDNFVQIHGNALIKFEDVILRADHIWADFDENLMRASGNVHLIMGDEETYSDELVFNLETKKGIARNGFTFSDPWYFGGSEIFKIQEDRSYIRGASLTTCSLKYPHYYFSVSEVIVRMNQEMIAKNIVLRIGGFPLFYFPVIRRDIRKGKIAKIIVKIGTDSYQGPNISIILPVARNRRYDGALLYDRSSKRGQGFGFEGKYRFNDTQFQEIYIPIPPDVTPNQRTKLKDKADELQDRLDGEYDRYWLRQIFIEYKITEDDVQRAKDKAEDVLGQLQEEGADFAQIAQSNSDHFDTRYDGGDMGFLVPGEVDEEGKPKLDPVLEEALFALQEGEISPIVQTESAFHILKAERVLDVYGEREIKLRRIDIAITASEDTEFVLRELADDMLKRAHEGEPFEQLIHVPEQFADIAEPTLSEPNEGNGLLLNEMESSWRSAVRRLENPGDVIERRPITMPEGLYIFQLIEKEETPTFEELAEQFEAEWDTFYEEVMNPKPEEPAGDGESEDIEEAGESEDASEEAVSDESDTAGTRIENRTDTENGTESQSLKPDDSPPDTDENQIVEQDEVDDTDENQSVEQDASEGEVEGETTSEPSDDDAVSDDPNTEEDAEEEDELKVYRKNGFRGRWEDPSAVASDAQRLYAGEFSSRPIQTKKSIRLIKVDKKRTYRGDIYFYGADRYSYERQNATRIGRRWIMRWGHTQSFYTPWDSREEGRRPINFTGRTELQARNFKEELQLPGESRLNTFAILTYGSGLSTVSDSDRDENDNLTFSRETIGDITGRLEVRHVHDFTDEGTTSLQKLPQFTLNFSRMRVSALPLLGSLNDRLEEVAENFKTEQPFLSLFTVPTLESTSFDLDLELGNFFREVYKGKVEERDVYLQTLDLGFDVRKQSTLLITPLRELQMSLDLNTNMIWHDQDQDKNRNIVKGVYSFNGSATNTLFRVFNVGYIPGLRKLRHEIQSSLRFNYQPAVDEDDSLYPFGPSTYFYERKRLTYNFNTNFEIKTRRSQSAHRIFYFDTRLTADFTDFEPLYRRKYEPIESDFTFVPLPSRNLNMTVRFTHDPNPHPDDGKQFKMVGFRTNIRYTRPSWNVSIGNSFSKRHTSRRASRSITATGRYRVSQDLSFDMSLIYYPIEGQFYSQRISMTRNLHDWNLRISWNRVGIKREDSPYNSVRQDFTFQVNLIQEPAVSMGIGYDATTETWGLRTIPAGVPYNAFGSGSSLGRSYF, encoded by the coding sequence ATGGAGGACGGTTCAACGAAAAGGCACTTCAAACCTGAAACCCAACTCACCGAACCGCAAGGTAAAATTAAAAACCAACATCACGCCTTCCGCATCTCAATACCCAGAATTGAGCGTATAGCACTGACCTTACTCGTCATTGCCTGTCTCCTTTACCCCCTCCAGTCCATTCTTGCGCAAGAGGCACAACCCGTTGAACCCCCTGCGTCTGAAACGGAGGCCCCTGAATCTACTACGGATCAGACGCAGGAGGAGGATGCCGCCTCGGAGCGATTGAACCCGGAAACTGATGTCCCTGAAGAGGGCATGGTCATCGGCGATGGCGACGATATGGCTATGGTTGATAATTTCGTCCAAATTCATGGGAATGCACTTATCAAATTCGAGGATGTCATTCTCCGGGCAGACCATATCTGGGCAGATTTCGACGAAAACCTCATGCGCGCCTCCGGGAACGTCCACCTCATAATGGGGGACGAAGAGACTTACTCCGATGAACTCGTGTTCAACCTCGAAACCAAAAAAGGGATTGCTCGGAACGGGTTTACCTTCAGCGACCCATGGTACTTCGGCGGCAGTGAAATCTTTAAAATACAGGAAGATCGCTCCTATATTCGCGGTGCATCCCTGACGACCTGCTCACTGAAATATCCACACTACTATTTTAGTGTGTCCGAAGTCATTGTCCGAATGAATCAGGAGATGATCGCCAAAAATATCGTCTTACGTATCGGTGGGTTTCCGCTCTTCTATTTTCCTGTCATTCGGCGGGACATACGGAAAGGTAAGATTGCGAAGATTATCGTTAAAATTGGGACGGATAGTTATCAAGGTCCCAACATCAGTATCATCTTACCTGTAGCACGCAACCGCCGTTACGATGGGGCACTGCTCTATGACAGAAGTTCAAAGCGAGGGCAGGGATTCGGGTTTGAAGGTAAATACCGATTCAATGATACCCAGTTTCAAGAAATCTATATCCCGATTCCGCCCGATGTAACACCGAACCAACGCACGAAATTAAAAGATAAAGCGGATGAATTGCAGGACAGGCTTGATGGTGAATACGACCGCTATTGGCTACGCCAGATTTTCATTGAATATAAAATCACCGAAGATGATGTCCAACGTGCGAAAGATAAGGCAGAAGATGTCCTCGGGCAGCTCCAAGAAGAAGGTGCGGATTTCGCACAGATCGCACAAAGCAATTCTGACCATTTTGACACCCGTTACGATGGCGGCGACATGGGATTTCTCGTCCCCGGTGAAGTTGATGAGGAGGGCAAACCGAAACTCGATCCGGTTTTAGAGGAAGCCCTGTTCGCACTACAAGAGGGCGAAATTAGTCCCATTGTCCAAACTGAATCTGCCTTCCATATTCTGAAAGCAGAACGGGTGCTTGATGTCTATGGCGAACGCGAAATTAAACTCCGCCGCATTGACATCGCTATTACCGCCAGTGAAGACACGGAATTCGTCCTGCGCGAATTGGCAGATGACATGCTCAAACGTGCCCACGAAGGTGAGCCATTTGAACAACTTATACACGTCCCTGAGCAATTCGCAGACATCGCCGAACCGACCTTATCCGAACCGAATGAAGGTAACGGCTTGCTCTTAAATGAGATGGAATCCTCGTGGCGTTCCGCGGTTAGGCGATTAGAGAATCCCGGAGATGTTATTGAACGGAGACCTATCACCATGCCCGAAGGTCTTTACATTTTCCAATTGATTGAAAAAGAGGAGACCCCGACTTTCGAGGAACTTGCTGAACAGTTTGAAGCGGAATGGGATACTTTCTACGAAGAGGTGATGAACCCTAAACCTGAAGAACCCGCGGGAGATGGTGAATCGGAAGATATAGAGGAAGCTGGTGAATCGGAAGACGCGAGTGAAGAAGCAGTCAGCGACGAATCTGACACCGCTGGAACAAGAATAGAAAACAGGACAGACACAGAAAACGGAACTGAAAGCCAAAGCCTGAAGCCTGACGACTCTCCTCCTGATACTGATGAAAATCAAATCGTAGAACAGGACGAGGTGGACGATACTGATGAAAATCAGAGCGTAGAACAGGACGCGTCAGAGGGTGAAGTGGAAGGCGAGACGACTTCCGAGCCGTCCGATGACGACGCAGTTTCCGATGACCCCAACACTGAAGAAGATGCGGAAGAAGAGGATGAACTGAAAGTGTATCGGAAAAACGGTTTTCGAGGACGTTGGGAGGATCCGAGTGCCGTCGCCTCAGATGCACAAAGGCTATATGCCGGTGAATTTAGCAGTCGTCCCATTCAAACCAAAAAGTCCATTCGACTCATCAAAGTCGATAAAAAGAGAACCTATCGCGGCGATATTTACTTCTACGGTGCGGACCGATATTCCTACGAGCGGCAGAACGCAACACGTATCGGTAGACGGTGGATTATGCGATGGGGACATACACAATCTTTCTATACGCCGTGGGATAGCCGTGAAGAAGGTAGACGCCCCATCAATTTTACCGGTAGAACAGAGTTGCAAGCCCGTAATTTCAAGGAAGAACTGCAACTCCCCGGAGAATCCAGGCTGAACACTTTCGCAATACTCACCTATGGATCCGGTTTGTCTACCGTCTCTGACTCCGATCGCGACGAGAATGACAATCTCACGTTTTCGCGGGAAACAATCGGAGATATTACCGGTAGGCTCGAAGTCCGACACGTTCACGATTTCACGGATGAAGGCACTACCTCGCTTCAGAAACTGCCACAATTCACCTTAAATTTCTCACGGATGCGAGTAAGTGCACTCCCGCTGCTTGGCAGCCTCAACGATCGTCTGGAAGAGGTTGCTGAAAATTTCAAAACTGAGCAACCTTTTCTCTCACTTTTCACCGTTCCAACCCTTGAAAGCACAAGTTTCGACTTGGATCTTGAATTGGGAAATTTCTTTAGAGAAGTCTATAAGGGTAAAGTAGAGGAGAGAGATGTATACCTACAGACGCTGGACCTCGGATTCGATGTTCGTAAGCAGTCAACGCTCCTGATTACACCCTTGCGGGAACTCCAAATGAGCCTTGATCTCAACACAAATATGATATGGCACGACCAAGACCAAGACAAAAATAGGAACATCGTAAAAGGCGTTTACAGCTTCAATGGATCCGCTACAAACACACTTTTCCGGGTTTTTAACGTCGGTTATATCCCTGGACTCCGAAAGTTGAGACACGAAATCCAATCCTCACTCCGATTCAATTATCAGCCCGCTGTTGACGAAGATGATAGCCTCTATCCTTTCGGTCCGAGCACCTACTTCTATGAACGGAAGAGGCTCACCTATAACTTCAATACAAACTTTGAAATCAAGACCCGACGGAGCCAGTCGGCACACCGTATCTTTTATTTTGATACCCGACTCACCGCCGATTTCACTGACTTCGAGCCGTTGTATAGGCGGAAATATGAACCCATTGAGAGTGATTTCACATTCGTCCCGCTTCCGAGTCGAAACCTAAATATGACCGTCCGATTCACACACGACCCCAACCCACATCCCGACGATGGGAAACAGTTTAAGATGGTAGGGTTCCGGACGAATATCCGCTACACCCGACCGTCTTGGAACGTCAGTATCGGAAACTCTTTCAGCAAACGGCATACGTCCCGACGGGCATCTCGATCTATTACTGCTACTGGACGCTACCGTGTTAGCCAAGACCTCTCATTTGACATGAGCCTTATCTATTATCCCATTGAAGGACAATTCTATTCTCAACGCATTAGTATGACACGCAATCTCCACGATTGGAACCTGCGCATCTCTTGGAACCGTGTCGGAATTAAGCGCGAAGACTCCCCCTACAACAGCGTCCGTCAGGACTTCACGTTCCAGGTGAATCTGATTCAGGAGCCTGCCGTTTCGATGGGTATCGGTTACGATGCCACGACTGAAACGTGGGGACTCCGAACCATACCGGCTGGCGTGCCTTACAACGCATTCGGTTCTGGAAGCTCACTCGGCAGATCTTATTTCTAA